The Sediminispirochaeta smaragdinae DSM 11293 genome has a segment encoding these proteins:
- a CDS encoding patatin-like phospholipase family protein: protein MNHINSLWYSRLVPGRTIRILSVDGGGIRGYLAALILEEIEKKRTEIGRKKPFCRCFDMMAGTSTGSLISLGLAVPQSRKLPTDSPEESSKKTPLMPRLINILSTNAHPKYNAAEIARLYREKGTEIFPRYIFKQLNTVRQAFVEKYDAGNFDRVLEDIFGDLTLRDALGRVLITSYDTLSARPIIMKNLPGEENFYMKDAARGSSAAPSYFSPVEVTGLDSNAPFCLVDGGVFANNPAMCAYVEARRLFPLARKFFILSLGSGQLEQRLSYKQVKSWGYVEWVLPQNNVPLFGMMSTGQNKCVDYQLNHLPGVTYIRFNPLLNGCSEEMDDAGAKNMECLEAVAKRTIEGNRRLIDLIARFL, encoded by the coding sequence ATGAATCACATCAATTCACTCTGGTATAGCCGACTGGTGCCTGGAAGAACCATCCGCATCCTATCCGTAGACGGAGGAGGAATACGTGGCTATCTTGCTGCACTCATTCTCGAAGAGATTGAGAAAAAACGGACCGAAATAGGAAGAAAAAAACCATTTTGCCGCTGCTTTGATATGATGGCGGGAACAAGCACCGGCAGCCTCATAAGCCTCGGCCTGGCCGTTCCACAATCGAGGAAATTACCCACAGATTCTCCCGAAGAAAGCTCGAAAAAAACACCGCTTATGCCCAGGCTTATTAACATTTTATCCACAAACGCTCACCCTAAATACAACGCCGCAGAGATCGCACGCTTATACCGAGAAAAAGGAACAGAGATTTTTCCACGATATATCTTCAAACAGTTGAATACGGTTCGCCAAGCCTTTGTGGAAAAGTATGATGCAGGAAATTTCGATCGTGTGCTTGAAGATATTTTCGGCGACCTTACCCTCCGGGATGCTTTGGGAAGGGTTCTGATAACAAGCTACGATACCCTATCAGCCCGTCCCATTATCATGAAAAATCTTCCGGGAGAAGAAAATTTCTACATGAAGGATGCCGCAAGGGGATCCTCAGCCGCCCCTAGCTATTTTTCACCGGTCGAGGTTACCGGATTGGACAGTAATGCTCCATTCTGCCTCGTCGACGGCGGGGTCTTTGCCAACAATCCGGCAATGTGCGCCTATGTGGAGGCCCGCAGGCTTTTTCCCCTTGCCAGAAAGTTTTTCATCCTTTCCCTCGGCTCTGGACAGCTGGAACAGCGATTGAGCTATAAACAGGTCAAAAGCTGGGGCTATGTGGAGTGGGTCCTTCCGCAAAACAATGTTCCACTTTTTGGAATGATGAGCACAGGACAAAATAAGTGCGTTGATTATCAGCTGAACCATCTCCCCGGAGTAACATATATCCGCTTTAATCCTTTGCTTAACGGCTGTAGTGAGGAGATGGATGACGCAGGAGCAAAAAACATGGAGTGTCTCGAAGCGGTGGCAAAACGCACGATCGAGGGAAACAGAAGGCTTATCGATCTGATAGCCAGGTTTCTTTGA
- a CDS encoding MATE family efflux transporter — protein MHVTDQLFGDRSFRKELLRIAVPVALQNLLISSLSVVDTLMIGQLGEVEIAAVGLANQLFFLSLLFFFGVSSGASVFIAQFWGKKDIPSIHRTVGFAFSFAGSAAILFSLLSLTIPDQILRIFTTDEAVVTVGVEYLRVVGISYLFVAASVLSSVSLRSIEEAATPLRATTASIIANIILNYLLIFGKFGFPQMGVAGAALATTISRCLELIILYHAIFVKKNILAAPVRTFFDFNSSFVRRFLKTATPVILNEMAWATGMVVYKIVFARMGTGVIAAMNIVDTASNLLFIIFMGTSNACAVMIGKRVGMGKKEEAFTAGRHFIAIGFFFGAVVGLGALLLARFIPGLFNVSDQVKLMTARVLRLFPIIFPLKALNIHTVIGIFRAGGDTAFSFFVDLSGVWLVGVPLAFLGAFVWELPIHLLFLLLGMEEVCKTIMGLLRFRSRLWVRDITEGEVST, from the coding sequence ATGCACGTTACTGATCAGCTATTCGGAGACCGTTCCTTCCGAAAAGAGCTGCTTCGCATTGCCGTCCCCGTTGCGCTTCAGAATCTTCTCATATCAAGCCTTTCAGTTGTAGATACCCTTATGATCGGTCAGCTTGGCGAGGTGGAGATTGCAGCAGTCGGACTGGCAAATCAACTTTTTTTCCTCTCACTTCTCTTCTTTTTCGGGGTCTCAAGCGGCGCATCGGTCTTTATCGCCCAGTTCTGGGGAAAGAAAGATATCCCGTCGATTCACCGAACCGTAGGCTTTGCCTTCAGTTTCGCAGGTTCTGCCGCCATACTCTTTAGTCTTCTTTCTCTCACTATCCCCGACCAGATCCTCAGGATTTTTACTACCGACGAAGCAGTCGTAACGGTCGGTGTCGAATACTTAAGGGTGGTGGGGATAAGTTATCTTTTTGTTGCGGCAAGTGTTCTATCATCGGTAAGCCTGCGCAGTATCGAAGAAGCAGCTACCCCTCTGCGGGCAACGACAGCATCGATCATAGCAAATATCATCCTCAATTATCTCCTTATCTTCGGGAAGTTCGGCTTTCCTCAAATGGGGGTTGCCGGGGCAGCCCTGGCAACCACAATTTCACGATGCCTGGAACTGATCATCCTCTACCATGCAATCTTTGTCAAAAAGAATATCTTGGCCGCTCCCGTCCGGACCTTTTTTGACTTCAACAGCTCTTTTGTCCGTCGCTTTCTCAAGACTGCGACCCCGGTAATTCTCAATGAAATGGCCTGGGCAACCGGCATGGTTGTCTACAAGATCGTATTTGCAAGAATGGGAACCGGAGTAATTGCAGCAATGAATATCGTTGATACCGCAAGCAATCTTCTTTTTATTATCTTTATGGGAACGAGTAATGCCTGTGCGGTCATGATTGGTAAGCGGGTCGGGATGGGAAAGAAAGAGGAAGCATTCACAGCCGGAAGGCATTTCATTGCAATAGGATTCTTTTTCGGAGCAGTGGTAGGACTCGGAGCACTCCTTCTTGCTCGTTTCATTCCCGGTCTTTTCAATGTAAGCGACCAGGTAAAATTAATGACGGCACGAGTTCTTCGTCTTTTCCCTATTATCTTTCCACTTAAGGCCCTTAATATTCACACCGTCATCGGTATCTTTAGAGCCGGAGGCGACACGGCCTTCAGCTTTTTTGTGGATCTTTCCGGAGTCTGGCTCGTGGGGGTGCCCCTTGCATTTTTGGGAGCCTTTGTATGGGAACTGCCTATTCATCTGCTCTTTTTGTTGTTGGGTATGGAAGAAGTGTGCAAAACTATCATGGGTCTTCTTCGTTTTCGAAGCAGACTTTGGGTCAGGGATATTACCGAAGGTGAGGTATCGACATGA
- a CDS encoding substrate-binding domain-containing protein, protein MKKIVTQKDIAQALHIGQMTVYRALHNKGNISPELRERILAYADEVGYQANRAAQTLVQKKVTRIVLFSTDTPRFFWDSVESGIGLAKEQVKHFNYSVEYYRIANKNSVEYLSALTAVIAEGVDAVGLVNNEEYDMTAIFRVLDDAQVPYILFNIDAKESHRLCYIGPDYIGGGRLAAEFLGKCVAGTSKILVITDDHTKQNISAEVNHLRIDGFMSVMKERYPSIINTIQGVDLEQGATDVGLELKTIINESEVCFDAIYLVPPINQLLMEVLAESKRPLPKVLLHDTFPGYKEFFARDMITAIIFQNPIQQGFYAVKVLEEMVETGFIPRDDIHLVQEVMLAENSDLDKNHLSFD, encoded by the coding sequence ATGAAAAAAATAGTGACGCAAAAGGACATTGCGCAGGCCCTGCACATTGGCCAGATGACAGTATACAGGGCCCTTCATAATAAAGGGAACATTTCTCCTGAGTTACGAGAGCGAATACTCGCCTACGCTGACGAGGTCGGTTACCAAGCCAATCGGGCGGCCCAAACCTTGGTCCAGAAAAAGGTAACTCGTATTGTACTGTTCTCTACTGACACGCCCCGGTTTTTTTGGGACTCTGTCGAGTCTGGAATAGGACTTGCGAAAGAACAGGTTAAACACTTCAATTATTCCGTGGAGTACTATCGGATTGCAAACAAAAATAGTGTTGAGTACCTTTCTGCCTTGACGGCCGTTATTGCCGAAGGGGTTGATGCCGTCGGTCTTGTCAACAATGAAGAATATGATATGACTGCAATTTTCCGTGTATTGGATGATGCACAGGTTCCTTATATTTTGTTCAATATTGATGCTAAGGAGTCGCATCGCCTTTGTTATATCGGCCCTGATTATATAGGAGGAGGCCGACTTGCGGCTGAATTCTTGGGGAAATGTGTGGCAGGAACGTCGAAAATCCTTGTAATAACCGATGATCATACAAAGCAGAATATTTCTGCAGAAGTTAATCATCTGCGTATTGACGGCTTTATGTCCGTGATGAAAGAGAGGTATCCATCCATCATCAATACCATACAGGGCGTTGACCTTGAACAAGGTGCGACAGATGTTGGACTCGAACTCAAGACTATCATAAACGAGTCCGAGGTATGCTTTGATGCGATATATTTGGTCCCGCCAATTAATCAGCTTCTTATGGAAGTCCTTGCCGAATCAAAAAGGCCGCTACCGAAAGTCCTTTTACACGATACCTTCCCCGGCTACAAAGAGTTTTTTGCAAGAGATATGATAACGGCAATTATTTTTCAAAACCCTATTCAGCAGGGCTTTTACGCCGTCAAGGTTCTCGAGGAGATGGTGGAAACCGGCTTCATACCTCGGGACGATATCCATTTGGTGCAGGAAGTCATGTTGGCTGAAAATAGCGATCTTGATAAGAATCACCTGTCATTTGACTGA
- a CDS encoding ABC transporter substrate-binding protein: MKKIGVMIVLLIFLSTFTYASGDQEAGKTELFFFCGHGDLEEGTKEIIAAYEETHPNIKITTIFNSKDYATQFQSMMATDTLPDIVMVDQERLKEFVAADMLLDLSDRPVASRLFDVAKEPNMIDGRLYSVPFHLQGYGMLYNPKLLAQAHINKVPSTLSELKAAVDKLNAAGITPFTSMFNETWAADQYLLFGISPILNQDPSLVAGLYNGTVKFSDAKFSEVFNYIDILKDNVPENPFSYSFGEGASYFGQGKAALAIHGDWILRTALAVDPNLDVHLAALPYSNVKENNKIVVGVANGLGIIKNSKHLQEAIDFFDYYSTLESAQILSKYNFSYVPQKGFDTKGLHAVYTDISEALDQGNVIPWEWLKVAPGGVKLEAGQSMQAYLSNQISQDQVMENVQAAFDDAVK; this comes from the coding sequence ATGAAGAAGATAGGGGTAATGATCGTATTGCTTATTTTTTTGAGTACGTTTACCTATGCATCAGGAGATCAGGAAGCGGGAAAGACCGAATTGTTTTTTTTCTGTGGTCATGGTGATCTCGAAGAGGGAACGAAGGAGATAATTGCGGCGTACGAAGAGACGCATCCCAATATAAAAATTACAACGATTTTTAATTCAAAAGACTATGCTACGCAATTTCAATCGATGATGGCAACCGATACATTGCCTGATATCGTTATGGTTGATCAGGAACGGCTGAAAGAATTTGTTGCTGCAGATATGTTGTTGGATCTAAGCGACAGGCCCGTTGCATCTCGCTTGTTTGATGTTGCGAAGGAACCAAACATGATAGACGGAAGGCTTTATTCGGTTCCGTTTCATCTCCAAGGCTATGGGATGTTGTACAATCCGAAATTGTTGGCGCAAGCACATATCAACAAGGTCCCCTCTACTTTGTCCGAATTGAAAGCCGCGGTCGACAAACTTAATGCCGCAGGGATTACTCCTTTTACGTCGATGTTTAATGAAACGTGGGCGGCCGACCAGTATCTTTTGTTCGGAATCAGCCCGATCTTAAACCAGGACCCCAGCCTGGTTGCGGGCCTGTATAATGGTACGGTGAAATTCAGTGATGCAAAATTCTCCGAGGTATTTAACTATATCGATATCCTCAAGGACAATGTTCCGGAAAATCCCTTCTCCTATTCGTTTGGGGAAGGAGCCAGTTATTTTGGACAGGGGAAAGCTGCACTGGCAATCCACGGAGACTGGATTCTGAGAACGGCACTTGCCGTCGATCCTAATCTTGATGTCCATTTGGCAGCACTACCATATTCGAACGTGAAAGAAAATAACAAGATTGTCGTTGGTGTGGCAAACGGACTTGGGATCATCAAAAATAGCAAGCACCTGCAGGAGGCAATAGACTTTTTCGATTACTATTCGACCCTTGAATCGGCCCAGATTCTTTCGAAATATAATTTTTCGTATGTTCCGCAGAAGGGATTTGATACCAAGGGACTCCATGCCGTTTATACTGATATCTCCGAAGCGTTGGACCAGGGCAATGTTATTCCCTGGGAATGGTTAAAGGTCGCTCCCGGTGGGGTGAAGCTGGAAGCCGGACAGTCGATGCAGGCTTATCTCAGTAACCAAATATCCCAGGACCAAGTCATGGAAAATGTCCAAGCGGCATTTGATGATGCAGTAAAATAA
- a CDS encoding carbohydrate ABC transporter permease, producing MKKHDYSADYFLFILPAFSLFFLFFLIPVFNGVRYSFFEWNGISATKTFVGLENFRNILNDKIFFEAFKNTLKFTVVHVLTVNLLALFLAVLLTKPSVVGRNFFRGIFFLPNVLSLIVVGQIWKFFLGQASFELGKKIGVAVFQIGWLSDPQVALYSTIIASVWQATGWYMLIYIAGITAIPRELYEAATIDGGRQVFVFRHITLPLLIPSLTICIFLSTINSLRVFDIVYAMTGGGPGHATETALLNIYNTTFNSFKYGYGTAKAIVLLIVIIVVSFTQIILLKRKEVDL from the coding sequence ATGAAAAAGCACGATTATAGCGCAGATTATTTTTTGTTTATTCTTCCGGCATTTTCTTTATTCTTTCTTTTTTTCCTGATTCCGGTCTTCAATGGGGTACGTTATAGTTTTTTTGAATGGAATGGCATATCCGCGACAAAGACATTTGTAGGTCTTGAGAATTTCAGGAATATTCTTAACGACAAAATCTTTTTCGAAGCTTTCAAGAATACGTTGAAATTTACCGTCGTACATGTACTGACCGTAAATCTTCTTGCACTTTTTTTGGCGGTTCTCCTGACAAAGCCTTCTGTTGTCGGGCGAAACTTTTTTCGCGGGATATTCTTTTTGCCGAATGTCCTTAGCCTCATTGTGGTCGGGCAGATTTGGAAATTTTTTCTTGGTCAAGCTTCATTCGAATTAGGGAAAAAAATCGGGGTTGCAGTGTTTCAGATAGGATGGCTGAGTGATCCACAGGTCGCTCTCTATTCGACGATCATTGCTTCGGTTTGGCAGGCTACGGGGTGGTATATGCTGATCTATATTGCCGGGATAACGGCAATACCTCGGGAACTGTACGAGGCTGCAACAATCGACGGAGGACGTCAGGTTTTTGTTTTTCGTCATATCACATTACCGCTGCTTATCCCGTCTCTGACTATATGTATTTTCCTTTCGACAATCAATTCTTTACGGGTATTCGATATTGTCTATGCAATGACGGGAGGTGGGCCTGGTCATGCAACAGAGACGGCCTTGCTAAATATTTATAATACCACATTCAATTCTTTCAAATACGGATATGGGACGGCAAAAGCCATTGTTTTACTGATTGTTATTATTGTTGTTTCATTTACACAAATTATATTGCTGAAACGCAAAGAAGTTGATTTGTAG
- a CDS encoding carbohydrate ABC transporter permease, whose protein sequence is MSVEKLLKTILIYIILIIGVSIFIAPFYFVIINSLKTNSEYLVSKLVLPSSFYVDNYVATIEMMKYGKTLLNSIVITAFSVFGILVIASMAAYKIARTKGILNTILFFLFLSVFVVPFQSVMIPIVVMARRLSLMNKLYGMVLVYLGLVSPTAIFLYRGFIQTIPLSLEECAQIDGASVYQIFFRIVLPLLKPITSTIIILLGLQIWNDFLLPLLMLQTPKNYTLPLATMRFFQTYNTAWGNILAATVLSSIPMIILFFSAQKQIVQGVTSGAIKG, encoded by the coding sequence ATGTCAGTAGAAAAATTGCTCAAAACCATTCTTATTTATATCATTCTCATCATAGGTGTCAGCATCTTTATTGCTCCTTTCTACTTTGTAATTATAAATTCCTTAAAGACAAATTCGGAATATCTAGTATCAAAGCTGGTTCTCCCTTCCTCATTCTATGTGGACAATTATGTTGCAACCATTGAGATGATGAAATATGGAAAAACTTTGCTAAATTCGATTGTTATTACAGCTTTTTCAGTCTTTGGAATTCTTGTGATAGCTTCGATGGCTGCATATAAGATTGCAAGGACGAAAGGTATACTAAATACCATTCTGTTTTTTCTCTTTTTAAGCGTATTTGTTGTGCCGTTTCAGTCCGTTATGATTCCCATAGTGGTGATGGCCAGACGATTGTCTTTGATGAACAAACTATATGGTATGGTTCTGGTCTATCTGGGTTTGGTTTCTCCGACCGCAATTTTTCTGTACAGAGGATTCATTCAGACCATTCCCCTCTCTTTGGAAGAATGTGCACAGATCGACGGCGCTTCGGTATATCAGATTTTCTTTCGAATTGTTTTACCGTTGTTGAAGCCTATCACCAGCACCATTATCATTCTCCTCGGTCTTCAGATCTGGAATGATTTTCTTCTACCCCTTCTTATGCTGCAAACGCCTAAGAACTATACGCTGCCTTTGGCTACAATGCGCTTTTTCCAAACATATAATACTGCTTGGGGAAATATTCTGGCAGCGACGGTTTTGTCTTCAATACCTATGATAATCCTTTTTTTCTCAGCCCAAAAACAAATTGTACAAGGTGTAACCTCTGGTGCAATAAAAGGATAG
- a CDS encoding glycoside hydrolase family 31 protein — protein sequence MNKINTTPFSADKEGIVWKGGRETVMVQAVLPGVIRVQAWQAPSCTEDYYTIEASHASINDNDLSIRIEKEKARLSSGDLQVAISSGGRLSFSNVQTGRLLFQEADWLPGNPTLFPKSRTYKRKNGAWSIRQLFLSHDEERFYGLGQHRNGLFNYKGAVIPLCQQNGETSIPFLLSSKMYGFVWNNPSLGEVELVKNRTSWVAEEARKIDYYVITGGDYKTIYSRYADVTGHSPQLPFWATGFWQSKLRYASQEEVLNVVDEYQKRGIPLSAIVIDYLHWTRMGDFEWDERLWPSPETMVETLRQKDVTVVASIWPAINPKSKHAEELSNKGYLVDSVKGMNLFFPFFDTNDIPPVFLQYYDATNPDARTYFWKKVKAMYYDKGIKNYWLDGCEPEIYPFDMDNLLFSLGDGKAVANLYPLCHQRGIAEALYAEGERDFVLLCRSGWLGTQRFGSALWSGDILSNWQTFADQIHVGLHVGMSGIPWWTSDIGGFMEGNIHDEGFQELLIRWFEYGIFCPLCRLHGNRDPRPENPTESGADNEVWSFGDKAYGILQKMLRIRETLRPYIYREMERTSQDGLPMMRPLFFDYPEDSACWDIGDEYLFGSQILVAPVHEKGAVGRSVYLPQNRQWMDAWTGTLYEGGVHLQVSAPLDMIPVFLSPDCDEIVVKAFRE from the coding sequence ATGAATAAAATAAACACGACTCCTTTTTCTGCGGATAAGGAAGGTATAGTCTGGAAAGGCGGCCGTGAGACCGTAATGGTGCAGGCCGTATTACCGGGAGTGATTAGGGTACAAGCTTGGCAGGCCCCATCCTGTACGGAAGATTATTATACCATTGAGGCTTCTCATGCTTCAATAAACGATAACGACTTATCAATACGGATTGAGAAAGAAAAGGCACGGCTGTCTTCGGGGGATCTTCAGGTTGCAATTTCATCGGGAGGACGGCTTAGCTTTTCGAATGTACAGACAGGCCGGTTGCTTTTTCAGGAAGCCGACTGGCTGCCTGGTAACCCAACTCTTTTCCCAAAAAGTCGAACGTACAAAAGAAAAAATGGGGCCTGGAGTATACGACAATTGTTCCTTTCACATGACGAAGAAAGATTTTACGGCCTTGGTCAGCACCGGAACGGATTGTTCAATTATAAAGGTGCTGTTATTCCCTTATGTCAGCAGAATGGCGAGACCTCGATTCCCTTCCTGCTGTCTTCGAAAATGTATGGCTTTGTATGGAATAATCCGTCGTTGGGAGAGGTCGAATTGGTGAAGAACCGCACCTCTTGGGTAGCGGAGGAGGCGCGGAAAATTGATTACTACGTCATCACCGGAGGTGATTATAAAACAATTTATTCACGGTATGCAGATGTAACCGGCCATTCCCCGCAACTTCCTTTTTGGGCTACCGGGTTTTGGCAAAGTAAGTTACGGTATGCTTCCCAAGAAGAAGTTCTGAACGTTGTGGATGAATACCAAAAACGGGGAATACCCTTATCGGCAATCGTCATTGATTATTTACATTGGACACGCATGGGGGATTTCGAGTGGGATGAGCGTTTGTGGCCTTCACCGGAAACAATGGTCGAAACATTGCGGCAGAAGGACGTAACCGTCGTCGCTTCGATATGGCCGGCAATAAATCCTAAGTCGAAACATGCGGAAGAATTATCCAATAAAGGGTACCTGGTCGATTCTGTAAAAGGAATGAATCTTTTTTTTCCATTCTTTGATACGAACGATATTCCACCGGTCTTTCTCCAATATTATGATGCCACCAATCCTGATGCACGCACCTATTTTTGGAAGAAAGTGAAGGCGATGTATTACGACAAGGGGATTAAAAATTACTGGTTGGATGGCTGTGAGCCGGAGATATATCCCTTTGATATGGACAACCTTTTGTTTTCTCTGGGAGATGGGAAAGCCGTTGCCAATCTTTACCCCTTGTGCCATCAAAGAGGGATAGCCGAGGCATTATATGCAGAGGGTGAGAGGGATTTTGTGCTCTTGTGCCGTTCTGGCTGGCTTGGAACACAACGCTTTGGTTCTGCCCTTTGGTCTGGGGACATTTTGTCGAATTGGCAGACCTTTGCCGACCAGATTCATGTAGGCCTGCATGTCGGTATGAGCGGTATCCCGTGGTGGACTTCCGATATCGGAGGATTCATGGAGGGTAATATCCATGATGAAGGATTTCAGGAACTGCTTATACGGTGGTTCGAATATGGAATTTTCTGTCCTTTATGCCGGCTCCATGGTAATAGGGATCCCCGGCCGGAAAATCCCACGGAATCTGGTGCGGACAATGAGGTTTGGTCCTTCGGTGACAAAGCCTATGGAATTTTGCAAAAGATGCTTAGAATCAGAGAGACGTTACGGCCGTATATCTACCGGGAAATGGAACGAACTTCTCAGGATGGACTTCCTATGATGCGGCCGTTATTTTTCGATTATCCGGAGGATTCGGCGTGCTGGGATATCGGGGACGAATACCTATTCGGCTCCCAGATCCTTGTTGCGCCCGTACATGAAAAGGGTGCTGTCGGCAGAAGTGTCTATCTACCCCAAAATCGGCAATGGATGGATGCGTGGACAGGAACCTTGTATGAAGGTGGGGTTCATCTTCAGGTTTCTGCGCCATTAGATATGATTCCCGTTTTTCTATCACCGGATTGTGATGAGATTGTGGTAAAGGCTTTTCGGGAATAG
- a CDS encoding MBL fold metallo-hydrolase, with product MKELDALTITVVAEDSVGYETPYLGQHGISLFLNAVRGETRVNILMDVGQNPKALLTNMELLNISPGSIDMIVLTHCHYDHTQGLVEIIKATGKRNLPVVAHPDLFRVHVITDPFLRYIGVPGEDQNKVVEEAGGVLCLVSDPLELLPGLMTSGEIQMLTDYEEVGMALKTIRNGNVSEDSVVDDLSLFAVVRDRGLVVMTGCGHRGIVNIVQQGVRNTGVRKIASIIGGFHLIESSDEKIEKTAAGLKALDIDSVKAGHCTGFKAQVELYHAFNDNFSPMHAGDIYRF from the coding sequence GTGAAAGAACTTGATGCATTGACAATCACCGTAGTTGCGGAGGATTCCGTTGGTTACGAAACCCCTTACTTGGGGCAGCACGGCATTTCTCTTTTTCTCAATGCCGTTCGAGGTGAGACACGTGTCAACATTCTCATGGATGTCGGACAAAATCCGAAAGCACTCTTAACAAATATGGAATTGCTTAATATTTCACCTGGATCAATTGATATGATCGTTTTGACCCACTGTCATTACGATCACACCCAAGGCCTCGTTGAGATTATCAAAGCGACGGGGAAAAGAAACCTTCCTGTCGTTGCACATCCCGATCTTTTTCGCGTACATGTTATTACCGACCCTTTTTTGCGCTATATCGGCGTACCTGGAGAGGACCAAAACAAAGTGGTGGAGGAAGCAGGGGGAGTTTTGTGTCTCGTTTCCGATCCATTGGAACTTCTGCCGGGCCTCATGACGAGTGGAGAGATTCAGATGCTTACCGACTATGAAGAGGTTGGTATGGCATTGAAAACCATTCGAAACGGGAATGTATCAGAAGATTCTGTCGTTGATGATCTGAGCCTCTTCGCTGTGGTAAGAGATAGAGGGTTAGTCGTTATGACGGGCTGTGGGCACAGAGGAATTGTGAATATTGTCCAGCAAGGGGTTCGAAATACCGGCGTTCGGAAGATTGCATCTATTATTGGGGGGTTTCATCTCATTGAATCTTCCGATGAAAAGATCGAAAAAACGGCTGCAGGCTTGAAGGCCTTGGATATTGATTCGGTGAAGGCCGGACACTGTACCGGCTTTAAGGCCCAGGTTGAGCTTTATCATGCGTTTAACGATAACTTTTCTCCCATGCACGCCGGAGATATATACCGATTCTGA
- a CDS encoding APC family permease — protein MSQKGTGLHRELGILDVTAITSGIIIGAGVFIVTGIAAQFAGSLTWLAYAIGAIPVILVGISTIFLNLMHPVEGGESYVYPTRIVSKPLGFLSGWGMWLAVIGPIAITAQAFINYLNALPGTSVVFPATIGAVVVTILFSLINWVGLKTVKIVQNVLFLFMVAGILIYIILALPHMKGTNITMGSPLGFAGVMKATSLLLFSYAGLTLAADLGEEAKNPAKTITWGIILGILIPTLLYVVSAFVSTAVLPWKDFAASEAPYAAVASTFMGPFGVVFIVIVAWAAILSSHNGEQAVAARVFFGLSRDGILGGKTASVNRFGTPTFGLIATSVLAIILIISGTIQLVAEIIVAMFLYNWIITHIAVLMARKKFPELVDKLPGIYRKKGFLCLPVLGLAVSVYLLILQGWKALLYAAVWMIVGYLVYLVGISRNKKEILSRMDRWPES, from the coding sequence ATGTCTCAAAAAGGAACCGGGCTCCACAGGGAGCTTGGCATTCTAGATGTAACGGCAATTACATCGGGTATTATCATCGGTGCCGGTGTATTTATCGTTACCGGAATAGCGGCTCAATTCGCGGGTTCGCTCACCTGGCTCGCCTATGCAATAGGTGCCATCCCTGTTATTCTCGTCGGTATAAGCACAATATTTCTTAACCTTATGCATCCGGTGGAAGGCGGAGAGAGTTATGTGTATCCAACCAGAATCGTTTCGAAGCCTCTTGGCTTTTTATCAGGTTGGGGGATGTGGCTTGCCGTTATCGGTCCGATTGCAATTACAGCACAAGCCTTCATTAATTACCTAAACGCCCTTCCCGGAACATCGGTAGTCTTTCCTGCGACTATTGGTGCGGTTGTAGTTACAATACTATTTTCCCTCATCAATTGGGTCGGCTTAAAAACCGTTAAAATCGTACAGAATGTTCTTTTCCTTTTTATGGTCGCGGGAATACTCATATATATAATTCTAGCCCTTCCCCATATGAAGGGAACAAATATCACAATGGGATCACCCCTGGGTTTTGCCGGAGTCATGAAGGCCACATCGTTGCTCCTTTTTTCCTATGCAGGATTGACCTTGGCAGCAGATCTTGGGGAAGAAGCAAAGAATCCCGCAAAAACCATTACCTGGGGAATTATTCTAGGGATTTTAATTCCCACACTTCTCTATGTTGTATCGGCATTCGTTTCAACAGCAGTGCTTCCCTGGAAGGACTTTGCAGCATCTGAGGCCCCCTATGCTGCGGTAGCTTCTACCTTCATGGGGCCTTTCGGTGTCGTCTTTATCGTTATTGTTGCATGGGCAGCGATTTTGTCATCACATAACGGTGAGCAGGCAGTAGCGGCGCGGGTGTTTTTCGGACTGTCCCGAGATGGAATCTTGGGAGGAAAAACCGCATCGGTAAATAGATTCGGGACACCGACTTTCGGACTCATTGCTACATCGGTACTTGCCATTATCTTGATTATTTCCGGAACGATTCAGCTTGTCGCCGAAATTATTGTAGCGATGTTCCTTTATAATTGGATTATCACACACATTGCTGTCCTGATGGCAAGAAAAAAATTCCCGGAATTAGTCGACAAGCTCCCTGGGATATACAGGAAAAAAGGATTTCTGTGTCTTCCTGTACTTGGACTGGCTGTTTCGGTCTATCTCTTGATCCTTCAGGGCTGGAAGGCTCTCCTGTATGCGGCCGTCTGGATGATAGTCGGCTATCTGGTCTATTTAGTAGGGATCAGCAGAAATAAAAAAGAAATTCTTTCCCGTATGGACAGATGGCCTGAATCATAG